DNA sequence from the Methanolobus sp. ZRKC5 genome:
TTTCTTTACATGGATACGCAACTTTTCCTCAAGATCTGCACCTTCCTTTGCATAGTTAAGCACATTAGGAATTTCTGTGGGGATCTTATCCTGTGATAATGGTAAAAGCAGTTTCCTTTTGAAATCATAATTCCTGCCTGCATAGATAAGTGCCTGAATAAGTGTTCCCGCCTGGAAGAACAAACTCCTCTTATCCCAATCACGCAACCATTCTTTTACAGACGGAGTATTATCATAATAGTCCCCTATGGCACCGTATATAGCTACTCTGCGCATATCCCGGCTCAGTCTTTTCTCAAGAACCTTGTATGTGAGTTCTGATGCACAGACAGTCAGGTCATGATGAAGCCAGTCGGCATTTATACATTTCTGAGGCAGAGGATGGTGATCGATATATGTCAGATTCGAATTCTCCGCAATTTCCCCAAGTCGTTTGAAAAGGTCAACACATTTACTCTCATCGACAGCAATATCGCATATAATTACATTTTCATACCCATCGGCAAGATGCAGTTCATCCAATACCCCTATAGGTGATGTAAAATAGACATCAGAATCAGGATAGGCACTCTTTGCAATGGCACCTGAACAGACACCGTCCGAATCCCCATGAGTCAGTATCAAAGAAGACTTGTTATTATTTTCATTGGGTCTGGTCATGGAAGCATCCCACAGATAGTATAAGTGGCACAAAGACAATTGTCTCGATTATTAGAAATTAGAATTATGATTATGTGCGTTATAGTATTTTGTCTTTGGTATTCTTCAGGAACCCACTTATTGAATCCAGAATGTCATATAAGAATTGTAACTTTCCATGATCTTGCTCTTCTTCAGGCATACTTTCATCTGTTTGCGCAGCATCGCCCGCATACTCCGGGTATTCGTCTTCATATGAAGTTTCCACAAGATAATCCTGATAGCCATAAACATCAGCAGATGTTGTTTCACCAGGACTTAGAACATGCATTAACTGTTTTTCAGAATAAATTATTCCTTCATATTCCTTTGAATCCACAAACTTGACCCGGGCTGCAGGTATAACAATGTCCCCTAACTTTTCCATTCGTACTGAATAATCAAGTGAAATGTTAGCGCCTGAACGAAGAACACTGTCCATGCCAGTATTACTGGAAATAAGAACAGCACCTACAGGTAGTTGGTCTGAAATAGCCACATGAGCTGCCCGGTCTCCTTCATTACTGATATCCAGAGAGATATTCACCTGGTCATGTAAGAAAACACTACTATTGGAGATTGACTTATTTATGCTTATGAATGGACCGTGAACAGTCATATTTGAAGAATTCAGCTCTTTGTAGTAAGTCCGCCCCTCATGTTCAACTGTGATCAGGGTCCCATTAAATTTGTAAGTTCCCGGTCTCAAAGCTTTTAGTGAATATTCCAGTGTTTTTGTTTCATACGGGTCAAACGAAAGATTCCATTTTATATCAGAGTCAGGATCAAAAACAAATTCCGGGGGAATAAATTCATTTATACTCACAGATTCCAGGGGAATTTCTTTCAAGTTCTTTATTTTCATTGAGAAATGGGCTCTTTCATCAATATACACTTCATTACTCATTCGTTCTTCAAATTCAAGTGTTGCATCCATCCATGTTATTTTAACAGGTAAAGACCCCGTTGAATTAGAAATAGCGACACTAAGAGTAGTATAAGGAGCAGAGATATCATTACCAGTGATAATTTCAAGAGCTGTTATGTTAAGCCTGTCATCAAAAACACTATTGTTGGATATTTCTGTATTGTTAGCTAATATTGCACCCCACGAATCATGGTAAATACTTGATACCGTGAGCATTACGTAATCATTTTCGTTATCTGTTGGTTTTGCCGGGGAAAAGTCAGAAGCAGTTATGAAATAGCCACTATGGTTAATCTCATCTCCCCAATAAAGAGTATATTCCTGGGCATCCAACCATTCAATTTCATCTGACTGTGCTCCTGCAACAATGCAGGAATTTATTAATAGCACAGCCAGTCCGATGAACAGAATTATTTGCTGCCTCATAAAGTCATTACCTGTCTCTACGTCTGGATATGAAATATACACCGAAAAGTGCCAGTATCATGAAACTTGCTTCAAATCCTGGCTCTACCCTGCTATCATCAACGCTACTGCTATAACCTGAATCCTGATTACTACTACTTACCTGCTGGTCAGTATTATCTGAACTTCCTGAAGTTGCACTCTCCGGGTTTTCTGCCGATGGGTCAAGCACAGTGATTATTGGCATGTTGGATATCTTTTCACCTTTATATTCTTCAAAATCGATGAATGTTGCAGTTGTTTCAGGAAGCTTGAACTCTCCTATTTCATCTACCTGAACAACATAAGAATAAGAATAGGACTTTCCATGCACTGCAACATCATGGAAACTCAGGTCACCACTTACAAATGTTACAGTATCAGGTATGGTTTCAGTAGTAGTTACACTGGCATCATTTGTCCCCTGATTCTTTACAGTAACCTTTACAGTAACCTCATCACCAGGATTTGCAGTTGAAGGACTTACAGCTTTAGTAAGAACAATATCAGGACCATCTATCTGAATACTGGATTTTTCAGAGGTGAAAGTATATTCTTTTCCGTCAGGAGCAGTGAAGGTAGCAGTGGCTGCAGGAACTGAATACTTGCCGGTCTTTGTAGGCTTTAAAGTATATTCGAATATTTTTGCCTTCGTTTCTTTTGAATTGAAAGAAAGTGTAACTTCATTATCAACGTTGTCCTGTATTTCAAGATCATCAGTGTTTGGATTGGTAACAGACACAGAACTCAGGCCATATATCCCATTGTTCCATATACTGACAGAAACATGGGCAGTTTCATCCATATATATCTCTTCGGTGACCGTCTTTCTAATAACAAGTTCTACTGCCGGTTCTATAGTGATAGTTTCCGTTTCAGTATCTTCGAGTATTTCACCATTGATATCTTCGGATTTTGTTGTAACTGTGATATCCACAT
Encoded proteins:
- a CDS encoding BatD family protein, with translation MLAKEVFSLLFIVLILFSSSAMAYELDDIEWSDSTDASGTLNWGGTLTSSDYTIKAEDFNEDGFVSIGIYRDGQLQKKSPARAGEGFEFLDTEKGDDLRIFVKSVTLNLDEWTGNMENPKTAIEVYERGIPEMDISIEPEKDTYDPRTVSHQTIVTTIGIENEGDAKAYNMDVEIDVNGMEFVDSKSSHHFISIDEDEILEPIEIELEIPHYWEETDVDITVTTKSEDINGEILEDTETETITIEPAVELVIRKTVTEEIYMDETAHVSVSIWNNGIYGLSSVSVTNPNTDDLEIQDNVDNEVTLSFNSKETKAKIFEYTLKPTKTGKYSVPAATATFTAPDGKEYTFTSEKSSIQIDGPDIVLTKAVSPSTANPGDEVTVKVTVKNQGTNDASVTTTETIPDTVTFVSGDLSFHDVAVHGKSYSYSYVVQVDEIGEFKLPETTATFIDFEEYKGEKISNMPIITVLDPSAENPESATSGSSDNTDQQVSSSNQDSGYSSSVDDSRVEPGFEASFMILALFGVYFISRRRDR
- a CDS encoding DHHA1 domain-containing protein, encoding MTRPNENNNKSSLILTHGDSDGVCSGAIAKSAYPDSDVYFTSPIGVLDELHLADGYENVIICDIAVDESKCVDLFKRLGEIAENSNLTYIDHHPLPQKCINADWLHHDLTVCASELTYKVLEKRLSRDMRRVAIYGAIGDYYDNTPSVKEWLRDWDKRSLFFQAGTLIQALIYAGRNYDFKRKLLLPLSQDKIPTEIPNVLNYAKEGADLEEKLRIHVKKEVKALENLAYVVDPNGYMSKSAIYAASYGRKDVGISAEYRHKRHAYDMSLRSRDTVDLNMLLRRIAPRFGGSGGGHAAAAGARIPKESFEVFLREFDKAIGNEKRKVKVD